The segment TGGCGCGGCCGCGTGCCCTCCCGGAGCCGCAGCCGCAGCTGCTCTAGGCGCCGCGGgcagcaccgccgccgccccgcGGGCGCCCCTGCAGAGGACGACCCGGCCGCCGACGTCAAGGGGGTTCACCTCCTGGGCGCGACTGCCTACGCGGCGGATCTAGCTGCTGGAGCTGCTTATGCCCGGGCCGCCGCAGCCGCCATCGTCGTCGGCCTGGGCATGTCGCCCCCTGCTTCATCCCTGGCGCCGTCCGTTCCTGCTGCCAGTGACGTCATTGCTGCTCTGCAGATGGGGGCAGGCGCGGGTGCCTCGACTTTCCCAGCCCCGCCGCTGCAGCCCCAGTCCGCCGGCCGCCCCGACTCCGCTCTCGCTGCCGCGCTCGCCTCTGCCCGGGCAGCAGCCGCAGAGGGACAGGCGCGGGTCCGGGCGGCTGCCCTCGCCTGGGAGCGCGAGCGCGAAGCTACAGATGCTCTGGCTCGCCAGATCGCCGAGGCGGAGCAGCTCCTCGTCCCTCCGACCTCCCTCGACGTTGGGGCTACCTCCTCCGGCTTAGCGGGCCACCgtgcctccgccgccgcggtTATCTGGCATGATCCCGCCGATCCACTCGTGGCTCAACTTCACTACCAGGTCGGAGGTGTATAGATCATCAGGCTGCTCGTCCTAGTGGTTCTCGACCCTGAGTCGCCTTCCTACGCCCGTTGGCGGGACCTGGTCCTCCTGACCCTCTGCCGCTATGCCCTCGACGACCACGTCCTCGTCGATGCCTTGCTCGCGGTCCAGACTCCTTTGTGGCTGCGCCTCGACAACATCGTACTCTCCTGGATCCTCTGGACGATCTCCCTTGACCTCCACGACCTCGTCCGCAACACCACCGACGCTCGCCAGGCCTGGCTAGCGCTCAAGGGCTAGTTCCTTGGCAATGCCGAGGCTCGGGTCTGTGGCTCGATGCGAGTTTCCGCACCTTCGTGCAGGGAGACCTTGCTGTTGGAGAGTTTTGCCGCAAGATGAAGACAATGGCGGACTCTCTCGGCGACCTTGGCTGGCCCGTGGAGGACCGCATCTTGGTCCTCAACGTCCTTCGCGGGCTCAGCGACCGCTATGCTCACCTCCGGACGTGGATCACCCGCCAGCGACCGTTCCCAACCTTTTTTTGTAGGTACGGGACGATCTTGTCATGGAGGAGCTCTCCCAGGGCATCCAGCCGGGGTCTACATCTGGGCCTCTCTCCGCAGGGTcctcggcctcctcgaccgcacTTGTTGCCACTCCACCGCCGCGTCCGTCTGCTCCGCCTACGCACACAGTTGTCTGTTCTGGGCCCCCTTCCCCTCGGGCCGAGCGGGGGTGTGGGGGGTGGGGCGTGCTGGTcgcctcgtggtcgtggcggGGGACGTGGTGGAGGTGCTGGCTGTTGGGGCACCCCCGCTCTGCCTCCACCACGGGGTGCTACCTGGCCCTCCTTTCATAACCCCTGGTCCGGGCGCATCTCCATGTGGCCCTTCCAGGCTCTTGGTGGCGAGCCTTGCTCGGCCGCCATGCTTGCTGGTGCCCCTCCAGGGTTCTACCCAGTTCTCCATGGACTACACCTCCCGGCGCTCCCGGTTGGGACCAGGCGGCCTTGGCGTGCTCCTTCAGCACTATGGGCCTGACACCTACTGTCGGCCCAGAGTGGATCGCCGACTCGGGTGCTACCTACCACACCACCCCGGACCCTGGTATACTCTCTTCTGTCCACCCTCCTTCCTCTCACCCTTCGTCCATCATGGTCGCCAATGACTTATGTCTTCCTGTCACGTCTGTGGGTGCCACTGGCGCTCATGGCTCCTTTCGTCTTCCTGACATTCTTGTTGCACCTTCTATGGTTCACAACCTTCTTTCAATTCGTCGTTTTACAGCTGACAATTCCTGTTCTGTGGAGTTTGACTCTTCTGGTCTTACTGTGAAGGATTTGGCTTCCAGCGTCCTCAGCTCCGATGTGATAGCACGGGGCCTCTTTACACCCTTCGCTTCCCGACGGTTGCTTCACCTTCACCTTCTTCGCCGTCCATTTTGTCAGTTGCTTTCACAACCACTACTTTCTCCACTACTTGGCACCGGCGCCTCGGCCATCCTGGACGTGATGCCCTGATGCAGCTCAGTCGTGGTTCTGATATTCGATGTACTCGGGCTCACGATGAGCATTTGTGTCATGCGTGCCAACTGGGCCGTCATGTTCGTCTTCCTTTTTATAGTTCTTCCCATGCGGCCCGCATTTTTGACCTTGTACATTGCGACCTCTGGACATTTCCTGTAATCAGAATTTCTGGATACAAATACTATCTTGTGGTGGCTGATGATTATTCTCATTATTCCTGGACTTTTCCTTTACGTGCAAAGTCTGATGCCTTCGCCGCGATCCTCCACTTCTTCACTTGGGTGTCCACACAGTTCGGCCTTACCATCAAGGTCGTCCAGTGTGACAATGGTCGGGAGTTCGATAACTCCGCCTCCTGAGCCTTCTTCCTCTATCACGGTGTCCAGTTGCGCATGTCTTGCTCGCATACCTCCTCTCATAACGGCAAGGCTGAACGCATGATTCGCACCACCAATGACACTGTGCACACTCTTCTGCTTCAGGCGTCACTTCCTGCTCGCTTCTAGGCTGAGAGCTTGCACACCTCCACCTACCTCCTCAACCGTCTTCCTTCCGCTATCTGCCCAACTCCCACGCCACACCACGCCCTCTTCGGTACCCCTCCTCGCTACGATCACCTTTGAGTCTTCGGGTGTGCGTGTTACCCAaacaccaccgccaccgctcCCCACAAGCTGGCTCCTCGTTCGACTCTCTGTCTTCCTCGGGTACTCCCCGGATCACAAGGGGGTATCGATGCTACGATCTTACCTCTCGTTGGGTCCTCATCTCTCGCCATGTGGTATTCGATGAGTCTGTCTTCCCCttttccaccaccaccactcccACTTCCACCCCGGAGCTTGACCTATCCTCCCACTAACCCGATGGTCGAGCCACTTATGCAGTTCTTTCCTGCAGGTACTGCTACACCGTGCCCTTCGCTAGGGCCATACCCCAGTTCGCCGGTCGCCCGTGGCCTGCTCCCTGCCCGGGCCTCGAGGGGTCACTTTCCGGGTCGGCCCCCGCCCCTGCGCCCGACATGGGTCCCGGGCCATCGACTTCGGCCGCTGCGGGTCCCGGGCCATCGACTCCAGCCCCATCGGCACGCTTCGCCCGACGCTCGTCTACCAGCAACGTGCCCGGCCGGCGCCGCTGCCTCTATCACAACCGGTGGCCACTTCTTCACCAGGGTCCCCTACCTCACCAACGACTTCTTCTCCGCCGGCAACATCGACACCGCCGCCGAGGCCATCGGCTGCCCCGCCTGCCCGTGTTGCGACGCCGGTGTACCACCCACCGCTCCTTCACCGACACCCGCGTCATGTGCATCCTATGGTGACGCGACACGCGGCTGGTACCCTGCagccccgggctcttgcggcgatgcTCGGGGTCTCTCCGGTACCCTCTTCCGTCCGCGAGGCCTCGCTAGACCCTCACTGGCGCCGCACAATGGAAGAGGAGTACGCGGCCCTACTCGCCAACCAGACATGGGATCTGGTGCCTCGTCTGTCGGGCTCCAACATCGTCATCGGCAATTGGATTTGGACTCACAAGTGCCGTGCTGACGGCACTCTTGAGCGGTACAAGGCTCGTTGGATTCTCCGGGGCTTCACTCAACGCCCCGGTGTTGACTACGACGAGACCTTCAGCCCAGTGGTGAAGCCGGCTAGTGTCCGCACGGTGCTCTCGTTGGCTCTCACCCGCGGGTGGCCCGTGCATCAGCTCGACGTCAAGAATGCCTTCCTGCATGGCTTTCTCACTGAGACAGTCTACTGCAGCCAGCCGGTGGGGTTTGTTGACTCTTCTAGTCCCGACATGGTGTGTCGGCTCAATAAGTCTCTCTACGGCCTCAAGCAAGCCCCCCGCGCGTGGAACCATCGATTTGCTGCTTTCCTACTGACACCGGAGTTTTTGGAGGCCAAATCAGACACTTCACTGTTCATCTGTCACCATGGCGCTGAGACTGCGTACCTGCTGCTCTATGTTGACGACATTGTCCTCACAGCCTCCAGTGAGTCCCTCCTTCGCCGGATCATACAGGAGTTTGCTATGAAGGATCGGGGGGTGCTCCATCACTTCCTCGGGGTTACTGTTGAGCCTCGTCCTGCCGGGTTACTTCTTCACCAGCGGCAGTACACTCTTGATATCCTGGAGCGAGCTAGGATGACTGACTGCAAGCCCTGCTCCACTCCGGTTGACACACAGGGCAAGATATCAGAGGCCGAGGGCAACCCAGTGACGGATCCCACTACATATCGGAGTCTTGCCGGTGCACTAAAGTATCTCACCTTCACCTTGCCGGACATCACCTATGCAGTTCAGCAGATCTGTCTCCATATGCATGATCCCCGGGAGCCACACCTCACTGCTCTCAAGCGGATCCTTCGCTACCTCCAAGGCACCGTCGACTTCGGCCTCCTTCACCGGCGGTCGTCCTCCGCCGAGCTCGTCGTCTACACTGACGCCGACTGGGCCAGGTGTCCGGACACTCGGCGCTCCACCTCCGGCTACGCTGTCTTCCTATGCAGCAACCTGGTGTCCTGGTCATCCAAGCGTCCGTCGGTCGTCTCCcgctccagtgccgaggcggagtaccgCGCTGTTGCTAACGGCGTGGCTGAGGCTTCCTGGCTCCGCTAGCTCGTTGCCGAGCTCCATAGCCCTCTCTCTCGGAGCACGTTGGTCTACTGCGACAACATCAGTGCggtgtacctctccaccaacctTGTGCAGCACCAGAGGATcaagcatgtggagatcgatCTACACTTTGTCCGTGATCGGGTCGCCATCGAAGATGTTCGGGTCCTCCACGTCCCGACCACCTCCCAGTTCgctgacatcttcaccaagggtctcCCGTCCTCGACCTTCGCCGAGTTTCgctccagcctcaacatcaccagtGGCTAGTTGCATCTGCGTCTGTGGGGGGGCTCGTGTGTTGTACTTTTTTTTGTGTTCATCTGCAAACTCCGCTGCGACGGTAGTTTAGACTGCGGGGGGTGTTGGAGTATGAGTAgtgtaggcccatgaggcccatgtatggcACTATATGGCTGCCCTGTTTAGGATTGGCCCAATTGAatagaaaccctaattctaacaCTTATTAACATTATTCAGTGTCTGTCACACCTGATTCCTTTTATAGACAGGAAAACATTGCAGAAGTCGAAAGAGAGGGACCACAAACGAAATGATGCTTCAATGAGGGGAAATCTTCTGATTTCTAACTGTAAGATATAATGATGATTGTCTCCCTGTTATTCTATTATATTGGTATTGATGTTGAGAGTTGATTAATGATTAGTGTAGCCTCAGCTTTGAATTAACTTAGCTAGTTGTTCAATCATCAGCAGGACATTATGCTCCTGGTTTTGGGATTGGAGCTCTCGAAgagcttgatgctgaggatgaaGATATTTATGCATCAGGTAATTGAGTTATCTTATCAACCTTGGTACTTCTGGGGATTATGCAATCATATGATGTTTTTCTGTTTAAACCACTCCTTTATGGAATTCAGTTCTGGCCATGTGATCAATCATATGATACTCAACTAGGGTTCGTTCACACATTTTTTTGTTTCCAGGATCTTGATGTTTCATATTTGTTTTCTGATTGAAGTCTTTATAAATGCATACTCATGGATACATTGGAGACTTGTTCTTTCATTGTGTAATCATGCTTTCAGGTTGATATATTAACCCTTTATACTTATAAGTTGGTCCTTTGTACTAACATTTTTTGCTAACATTTTTTGTATTTAGGTTTTGCTTATGAACGAACTGAAGTTGATATTGAGCCTTCAAAAGCAGCCAGTGACAGTAATTACAAACTTGATGACAGAAAAAGAGGTTTCTACCTGAACTTTAagattgcctcaaattctgagtaCAAACTTGAACGGTAATGCTTCCTCTGATTCATACTTTTCATCTTGATGGAGCAGTGTGAGCTAGCTCCAGAAGTCTGGGTTTTGTTTTTAAATTCTACCTTCTTTGTGTTACCCTTTCAAAGCTTTTAGCTTACCTAATCATGTAACTGTATTGATGCCAAATTTCATTCTTGTCAGTTTAACTGATGGAATATATATGTGAAATTATAATCCCTCCATTTCTGTTTATAAGGCATGTTTGCATTTCAAGATTCAAACATTGTAATCGTTGACCTCCAACTACTCTAGCAATATAATTGCATtcttatttgattttttttcttctcgaaCATGCGGGAGAGCTGTGTATTGTTATattaaagaagaagaaaaagggtaAGAGAAGCCGTACAAACACACATGATACACATAACAAAAAATTCAAGTTTACATGCGCATCTTTTATCATGTTTGAAattattttgcagtaattatgaTTTTGCTTGCTATGAATAATAGAAGTGTGATGGGCAGCCAACAGGCTGCCAGGGCCGATGGGCTGAAAGTTCGGCCCAGTTATCTTTATAAGTTTAGTTATCTTTGTATTTGCAATTTATATTAGTCCCAAAGGGTTATTTAGCAAAAGAGTGAAGTAGAAGAGACATAAATATCTGTAGACTCTATTGATATAATcaagcaatgaattatgaagaaacaattctagtctccctcattctctcaagctcttggcaaagcataaggcctagttatccctAAATACcccctcaatctctcaagctcttggcaaagcataagccCTAGTTATCCCTAAATACcccctcaatctctcaagctcttggcaaagcataaggcctagttatctatACCAAAATACCCTTCACCATAACAAGAAACAAAATTAGTATTAGATTATTTTGGCAACAGCACAAAACGCCAAACCATACGTCATAATTTCTATGAAAATTAATTTATCATTGCTGTCGTCGTTGGTGCCATACGAATGTCCCCTGAACCATTTTGAGGTTCCTCCACCCAGAGTCATAACTGGCACACATACGAAGTATCAAACTTTATAAGTTTTGACCAACAATTATAGTGGCTATATAAATGTATATTGATACAAAAATTATACCACTTTGTATCTCAATATCTATATTCACCATTTACTATTTTGCATCAGTATAATAATACAGCAGAAATTTGTGATCAAATATAACTCAGAAGACTGTTGTAAATTCATGTAAATTTGGGTGGAGTATTTAAATCGTTACTGCCAAAGATTGATTCATTCAATTGTGTATTGGCTGtatatttaataaattgaaTGGCATTGCTGCTTTTATCAGATTCCTTCCTCCTGAGATCCCTGATGCTTTTGATGCTCAACACAAATTTCCAACTCCAGTTCAATCTACAGAGAAGTTTTCTGACTCAGCTCCTCTTGAGGTTCCTCCTCCAGAAGACACTAGCTTGACACTATTGATTGACGGCTGTGCAGCTATGGTTGCACGTTGTGGGAAACATATTGAAGATTTCTACAAGGAGAAAAGTAAGACAAACCCGCAGTTCCTTTTCCTTAGTGGAGGAGATGGCTGTGACTATTATATGAGAAAGTTATGGGAGCATCAGCAAAAACATATTGGTCAGCAAAGGCATGATTCTGCAAAATCAAAGACTTCTTCTGACAAGTTGACAGCAGAAAATCGTGGGAAAATTCTTGGTGAAAGGCCCCTTGATAGAACTACTAAACTACATAGCCCATCTCTTTCTGCGAAGGACGCTGTTCAACTGCAATCTAATCTTATTGACACATTTGTCAAGCCAATATCCCTTGTAAGTTATTTCTATTGCACTGGGCTGTTGTTAATATCACATTGGTTATGTCAATGGCTCATTCTCGGTCTGGAAATGGTTTTTTCTTGTTTGCAAATAGGATGGCCTACCAGAGTCTGAGAAGCCTTTTAGCAATGATCTTGCCAAACAAGTTAGGTTTGAGCAATTTCTTAGAGATAAATATAAGGGAGGTCTTCGTGCTGCAAATGTTACACCTACAAGTACTATGTCAGAAGCTGATCGTGCTCGAGAAAGGCTTGATTTTGAGGCTGCTGCAGAGGCAATTGAAAAGGGCAAGGGAAAAAAGGTTATTGATCCTTCGTCAGTGTTCTCTTTGCCTGGAATGAATGAGCAACGTTTTGTAGCGGCAACTCAACCAGAGGTAGATGAGGTGACTTTGGtcattattgttattattatgtTAAGTCTTCTTCCAAATGTTGACTTCTGGAAAATTTATGAAGAGCTCTGTAGTGATACAAGATGAGAAGCCCATCTATCCACAAAGGGAACAGTTTGAATGGCGGCCTTCACCAATACTGTGCAAACGTTTTGATATTGTTGACCCTTTCATGGGGAAGGTAAATTGAAATATGAATTTTTATAGCTGACATTACTTCGATACTTCTGATAGTTGCGTGCATATGGATTACATATACTTGCATTACTTAGGTAGATGCATTTCTTGATTTATATTTGTGAGAACAGAAGCATCGCTTGATGTCATGCTTCTTCCCACCTGGTCATGCCCGATAATAGCCATTTCCTTAGCTAAAACTGATAATGATAATGTTAATGTTAAGCCTCTAATTAGAAGAGGACATGGATCTTTTTAGTAGACATTTATATACTACAATACAATATGTGTATTTGTATGCTGTTTCTACTGTATTCTTTCACTTACGGACTGATTCAAACTTTCATACATTAATTTTGCTTTAATTTAAAGCATATAGCTTCAAGTGGAATTGCATTTTAAATTAGCACTCACATGTGCATCTGATCATCCTTCACACATTTGCAGCCAATGCCTGTTCGAAGACCAAGGAGCAAGATGGAAAACCTTATCTTTATGACAGAATCCAATAAAGGAACAAAGGATGAAGTTGAGAGCTCGAGTAGGAGTTCACAGCATGCTTCTATGGAAGGGGTAGCAGATGTCGAATCACAGGGAGCTACTAATGACACTGACTTTGAGCCCAGCAGCTTGCAAAGACCTGTTGATCTTTACAAGGTAAACATATGTCCCGTATTTGGATGTTCTTATCAAAACATGTCTTAGAAGTCAACTGAGATCAAACAATTGACAAGTTCGGATGCACATTGGGAAATATGTGATGCGTCTCTAAGCTTAAGGATCATTGACCCTGAAAAAAATCTTATGTTCGGAGAAGCTTAGGCTTCTTTGAATAGGGGCTTAATGTCTTCATCTACTTATCGTTTATTAGAAAATGATTGTAATATGTTTTAGTATTGACAAGTTCATTTATTGTGGATGCAGGCTATCTTTTCTGATGACTCAGGTGATGATGTGGATGAAATTCTTAGTAATCAACCAGTGGATCCTGTGAAGACAAGTGAAGGTGCTAACATGGCTCTCAATCGTCTTGTTGCTGAGGATTTCCTAGAATCATTGGGTAAAGAACTGGGATTAGAGGTCCCACCAGAAAGGCCTCATGTTTCATCTCAACCTGAAAAACATTTAGCTGCTGGTGCTAGTCTCCCATCCCAGGATGAAAGGATAACAACTGTTCTCACCAAAGTAAAGGAGAATCAGAGCTATATTGGCATGGTGCAAGTCGGCAATATCAATGAAGATATTCCATTAGCCAGTGCTGAAACCCTTGGCATGAAATATGAGAAGCAGGAGAATAGAACCGAGAAAAACAGGTCTCTCCCTATGCATCGGCAAAGCCAGAACCATAGTCCAAGGTCTGATTCATCTAGTGAGCGGCATAGgagttggaaaaggagatcacatCATCACATCCGGAATGGAACTCCAGAATCTGAGTCCTCTGGTGAACGTCATagaagcagaagaagaaagaagtctcattcaagacacagaaaaggcagGAGTAGAAGTCCGGATAGTGATTCTCCTAGTGATACCCAACGTGAGAGAAAACGCAAGGAGAAAAGACATCGCCGAACTTACACATCTGATACTGATTCTAGTGATCATGAACACATGGAAAGACATAAATCTAGTAGTAGACGATCATCTGACAAAGACAGAAGCAGAAAGCATCCTATACACCACAAGCACAGACGAAGAGATCATGTTAATTATTCATGAATGGGAACTGCTGGAATATGACTGTACAAATGAGGGAAGATGCAGTGAGCAGCCATTGGTTTTGCAAACCATGGAAAGTTTTTGATGAGAACACTGGGAGATATGGAAAAATTGCTCACAGGAAGTGTTCTGTGTATCTTGGCCCTAAGCTTTCTTTGTTGGATTGGTGGAATACCATGCAGCATTGCTGTACCAGAAAGCAGTCTATGCTACCTGAATTGCATGTTTCTATCTCTTTTAGTTTCAAATATGCATATTCAATGGACTTTTGTCTCTGCAACATGTGGGCTGAGCGAACTCAACTGTTCTGAAACTTGCATATATATGGAATGCTCACAATGGGAGGTAGTCTGGAGCTCTGGATGCAGTTTCATGGCAAGGAACTGCAATCATATGGTGTTCCTGTATGCAAAACGTTGATCCTGGAAGCTAATGGTTTGATTACAAATCCATGGCGTGCGCAAAACCGCAAGTTGTATGACAGCTATTTTCTAGTTTTACTTAATTCATATATAGTGTAGTTTTGTTTACACAAGGTAATTAGGTTTTTGAGAATTATTATTCCCCAAAAAAAGGATTTTGAGAATTGTCAAAGCATAGTGTAGTTGAGCGATTTGGGCCTGGCTGTTCCCAACAGGCTCTACCTTTTCTTATTGGCAGCAAGATTTTGCCATCAAGTGATATGGTAGGGTAGATTTGATGGTAATGCTTGGTAAGATGATCAGTTCCCCTGCCGAGGCTACACTTTTGCTGTGCCTTTTGCCCGTCCTTGTTTAGTGTATGTAGTTAGCCCCTctatcccaaaataaaagtattTCTGTTATTCTCTTAAGTGAAACAGTCCTAACTTCCCAAGTCTGACAAAGTTTACAGTCAAGAATGAAAtttattgttttttttaaatgaGCATCATCAGATAAATTATGAAATGTATTTTCATGGTTTAATTATTCGATGCGGTAGAGATATTAGATGATAAAGTACTCTTCTCTGTAAACATAACTTATGATAGCTTGACATAGGACAATCAGAAGTGCCTATATGTCGAGACATGGTATGGATTAGAAATGTCGGGCATTTCGGGTCAGGATAAAATAGCTGATGTAATCGCCTTTTGTCCTTTATTAGCAGTAGTAGCATGTCTATGTTAGATGTTACAACGCCCCGCCTCAGAATTATCGAATTGAGCACCAAAAACCGCCCACGGCAAGTCCAAGCGATGATATGCAGATGCTTTCCTTGTATGCATGCGTATCGCGAACCCAATCCAATCCAGATTCTCTgcagttgttaagagaagtcgcAAGTGACTTTATACATGACCGATGTCATCCATTTGCTATCCAACGGCTGCTGGTCATCTTtgtgcgcgcgcgcgctctctctctcaaTACAAGCCTGCCCACACGAAAACGGCCCAACTGAGGCCCACTTTATGGACGGGAAAAGAACACACACAACACAAGTGAAATTTCACTCATATCTGCCTATTATTTGTAGTGTTATTTGGGACCTTAGCGTTTAGGCTTTGTGCAGTTTGCGAAATtttttggctttggctactatagcactttcgtttgtatgtgaaaattattgtccaattacagagtacctaggcttaaaagatttgtctcgtaaattatagacaaactgtgcaattagtttttgtttttgtctatatttaatgctccatgtatgcgtacaaagattcgatgtgatggaaaatcatgaaaatttttgggaactaaacaaggccttagttaaaTCCAATAGAATAACCCAACAAGTAAGTGATGGTTACATTCTATTTTTATCCCTTTTTCTTAATTTTTTAGATttggctactgtaacactttcgtttgtatttgataattattgtctaatcatgaactaattaggcttaaaagattcgtctcgtagatTACAGATACATTgtttaattagttattttttatatatatttaatgcttcaagcatatgtcacaagattcgatgtgacgaagaatcttaaaaaggtttaggattttgggtggaactaAACACGTCCCAAGTGAAAATCCTTGTATAGTTATGCTCTATGACCTTTTTAGTTCCCAAAAGTTTTTCGATTTGGTTACTATAGCATTCTTGTTTGTATTTTGGtgattattatccaattatgaattaactacgctcaaaagattcatctcgtaaattacaggcaaactgtgaaattagtttttatttttatctatatttaatgctttgtgtatgtgccacaagattaatgcttcatatatgtgctacaagattcgatgtgataggaaattttgaaaagttgttTAGATTTTTGgttggaactaaacagggccataCTGATGGTATTCTGCAATATGTAAAGTGTATGTGTTCTGTTCTCTATCCACTGAAGTGGACCTCTCGGCCGGGCAAACTAGAACTAGGAGACCAAAGATGACTGGCAGCCGTTCGATTGTGAATGGATGGTATCAAGCATGCATAAAGTCATATGTGACTTTTGTGAACAATTGTAGAGAATCTAGATCGTCGCAAACCTATCGTGCCATCAAACTTTATTGTTTATTAATTATATGACTGTTTTCAGACTTTCCAGCTCAGCGATCAACGTATCACTGTCGTCCATCATCTTGTGCGTTTGGTTCGAGGATGAAGTTGATGAGACATGACAATCCATTGATATTAGGATAAGTACATCTACGATGTATGTTTGATTGGATGACAGATTATTTttctgcttaggcctt is part of the Sorghum bicolor cultivar BTx623 chromosome 10, Sorghum_bicolor_NCBIv3, whole genome shotgun sequence genome and harbors:
- the LOC8078300 gene encoding G patch domain-containing protein TGH homolog isoform X1, producing MGVDSDDEDLVVYGTPIEREEDTSARKRRAVAEAGQLRALPAWKQEVRDEEGRRRFHGAFTGGFSAGFYNTVGSKEGWTPQTFTSSRKNRAELTKQSIYNFLDEEDIKDMGGNALETSQQYDTFGFTAAEHARKQASKEQKERPSAIPGPIPDELVVPTKNSIGVTLLMKMGWRQGRSVRDSHADSLYESRRNARKAFLALSGAKDDEDQDQSAENSSLDKAVVGSVEEIPVSGNTPVYVLHPKEDFHGLGYDPFKHAPEFRDRKTLQKSKERDHKRNDASMRGNLLISNSGHYAPGFGIGALEELDAEDEDIYASGFAYERTEVDIEPSKAASDSNYKLDDRKRGFYLNFKIASNSEYKLERFLPPEIPDAFDAQHKFPTPVQSTEKFSDSAPLEVPPPEDTSLTLLIDGCAAMVARCGKHIEDFYKEKSKTNPQFLFLSGGDGCDYYMRKLWEHQQKHIGQQRHDSAKSKTSSDKLTAENRGKILGERPLDRTTKLHSPSLSAKDAVQLQSNLIDTFVKPISLDGLPESEKPFSNDLAKQVRFEQFLRDKYKGGLRAANVTPTSTMSEADRARERLDFEAAAEAIEKGKGKKVIDPSSVFSLPGMNEQRFVAATQPEVDESSVVIQDEKPIYPQREQFEWRPSPILCKRFDIVDPFMGKPMPVRRPRSKMENLIFMTESNKGTKDEVESSSRSSQHASMEGVADVESQGATNDTDFEPSSLQRPVDLYKAIFSDDSGDDVDEILSNQPVDPVKTSEGANMALNRLVAEDFLESLGKELGLEVPPERPHVSSQPEKHLAAGASLPSQDERITTVLTKVKENQSYIGMVQVGNINEDIPLASAETLGMKYEKQENRTEKNRSLPMHRQSQNHSPRSDSSSERHRSWKRRSHHHIRNGTPESESSGERHRSRRRKKSHSRHRKGRSRSPDSDSPSDTQRERKRKEKRHRRTYTSDTDSSDHEHMERHKSSSRRSSDKDRSRKHPIHHKHRRRDHVNYS
- the LOC8078300 gene encoding G patch domain-containing protein TGH homolog isoform X2 yields the protein MGVDSDDEDLVVYGTPIEREEDTSARKRRAVAEAGQLRALPAWKQEVRDEEGRRRFHGAFTGGFSAGFYNTVGSKEGWTPQTFTSSRKNRAELTKQSIYNFLDEEDIKDMGGNALETSQQYDTFGFTAAEHARKQASKEQKERPSAIPGPIPDELVVPTKNSIGVTLLMKMGWRQGRSVRDSHADSLYESRRNARKAFLALSGAKDDEDQDQSAENSSLDKAVVGSVEEIPVSGNTPVYVLHPKEDFHGLGYDPFKHAPEFRDRKTLQKSKERDHKRNDASMRGNLLISNSGHYAPGFGIGALEELDAEDEDIYASGFAYERTEVDIEPSKAASDSNYKLDDRKRGFYLNFKIASNSEYKLERFLPPEIPDAFDAQHKFPTPVQSTEKFSDSAPLEVPPPEDTSLTLLIDGCAAMVARCGKHIEDFYKEKSKTNPQFLFLSGGDGCDYYMRKLWEHQQKHIGQQRHDSAKSKTSSDKLTAENRGKILGERPLDRTTKLHSPSLSAKDAVQLQSNLIDTFVKPISLDGLPESEKPFSNDLAKQVRFEQFLRDKYKGGLRAANVTPTSTMSEADRARERLDFEAAAEAIEKGKGKKVIDPSSVFSLPGMNEQRFVAATQPESSVVIQDEKPIYPQREQFEWRPSPILCKRFDIVDPFMGKPMPVRRPRSKMENLIFMTESNKGTKDEVESSSRSSQHASMEGVADVESQGATNDTDFEPSSLQRPVDLYKAIFSDDSGDDVDEILSNQPVDPVKTSEGANMALNRLVAEDFLESLGKELGLEVPPERPHVSSQPEKHLAAGASLPSQDERITTVLTKVKENQSYIGMVQVGNINEDIPLASAETLGMKYEKQENRTEKNRSLPMHRQSQNHSPRSDSSSERHRSWKRRSHHHIRNGTPESESSGERHRSRRRKKSHSRHRKGRSRSPDSDSPSDTQRERKRKEKRHRRTYTSDTDSSDHEHMERHKSSSRRSSDKDRSRKHPIHHKHRRRDHVNYS